A stretch of Castanea sativa cultivar Marrone di Chiusa Pesio chromosome 2, ASM4071231v1 DNA encodes these proteins:
- the LOC142626154 gene encoding cytochrome P450 71AU50-like, which produces MPTIAWTWIILSLALLAYILVQWKSKTKKKKLPPGPRGFPIFGNLHMLGEFPHQDLHQLAQKHGPIMHLRLGMVPTIVVSSPQAAKLFLKTHDLVFASRPLNEASKHISYEQKSLVFSPYGSYWRNIRKMCTLELLSNLKINSFKSMRKEELDLLIKSIQEAALEHVAVDLSAKVSSLSADMSCRSVFGKKYMDKEFDERGFKSVIQEGMQLSATPNLGDYIPYVARLDLQGLTKRMKAVSKIFDDFLEKTIDEHVQSKDENKTKDFVDVMLGFMGSEESEYRIERPNIKAIILDMLAASMDTSATAIDWMLTELIRHPCIMKKVQKELENVVGLERMVDESDLDSLEYLDLVVKETMRLHPVAPLLVPHESLEDCTINDYHIPRKSRLLINVWAIGRDPSVWTEPDKFNPERFVGGNIDLRGHDFELIPFGSGRRSCPGMQLGLTVVRLVLAQLVHCFDWELPNDMLPTELDMTEEFGLTTPRAKHLLAIPTYRLHK; this is translated from the exons ATGCCCACCATAGCTTGGACATGGATCATACTCTCACTTGCTTTGCTTGCTTATATCCTAGTACAATGGAAAAGCAAgaccaagaagaagaaattaccTCCTGGTCCAAGAGGGTTCCCTATCTTTGGGAACCTTCATATGTTAGGAGAATTCCCTCATCAAGATCTTCATCAACTAGCTCAAAAACACGGTCCTATCATGCATTTGCGCTTAGGGATGGTACCTACCATTGTTGTCTCATCCCCTCAAGCTGCCAAGCTATTCCTTAAAACACATGACCTTGTTTTTGCTAGTAGACCACTTAATGAGGCTTCAAAGCACATCTCTTATGAGCAAAAGAGCTTGGTCTTTTCTCCATATGGTTCTTATTGGCGCAACATACGTAAGATGTGCACCCTTGAATTACTTAGCAACCTCAAAatcaattctttcaaatccATGAGAAAAGAAGAGCTTGACCTATTGATAAAGTCCATTCAAGAGGCTGCACTTGAACATGTTGCTGTTGATCTCAGTGCCAAGGTTTCATCTCTCAGCGCAGATATGAGTTGCCGTTCGGTGTTTGGGAAGAAGTACATGGACAAGGAGTTTGATGAGAGGGGATTCAAGTCTGTAATTCAAGAGGGTATGCAGCTATCCGCAACTCCTAACTTAGGTGATTACATTCCTTACGTTGCACGCCTTGACCTTCAAGGGCTAACTAAGCGCATGAAGGCTGTGAGTAAGATCTTTGATGACTTTTTGGAGAAGACCATTGATGAGCATGTCCAATCCAAGGATGAAAACAAGACCAAGGACTTTGTTGATGTCATGTTGGGCTTCATGGGATCTGAGGAATCTGAGTACCGAATTGAACGGCCTAATATCAAAGCTATAATCTTG GATATGCTTGCCGCCTCTATGGACACTTCAGCAACAGCAATTGATTGGATGCTCACGGAACTAATCAGGCATCCTTGTATAATGAAGAAAGTTCAAAAGGAGTTGGAAAATGTGGTGGGCTTAGAGAGGATGGTAGATGAATCTGACTTGGATAGCTTGGAGTACTTGGACTTGGTTGTAAAAGAAACCATGAGGCTACATCCAGTAGCACCTTTGTTGGTACCTCATGAGTCATTGGAAGATTGCACTATCAATGATTACCACATACCTCGTAAGTCTAGACTCTTAATAAATGTATGGGCAATTGGGAGAGACCCAAGTGTTTGGACTGAGCCAGATAAGTTTAATCCAGAGAGATTTGTTGGGGGTAACATAGATCTTAGAGGACATGACTTTGAGCTTATCCCATTTGGGTCTGGGAGAAGAAGCTGTCCAGGAATGCAATTGGGTCTAACTGTGGTTCGGCTAGTGTTAGCAcaacttgttcattgctttGATTGGGAGCTTCCTAATGACATGTTGCCAACGGAGTTGGACATGACCGAAGAGTTTGGTCTCACAACTCCTAGAGCCAAGCACCTACTTGCTATTCCTACTTATCGCCTTCACAAGTGA